The following coding sequences are from one Sesamum indicum cultivar Zhongzhi No. 13 linkage group LG11, S_indicum_v1.0, whole genome shotgun sequence window:
- the LOC105173605 gene encoding protein FAR1-RELATED SEQUENCE 2 isoform X2, with the protein MEIDLKLPSGKDGKLSTGELHHDNDDDDNNDNEGNVADNVIVGGGDGVNVNVFDGNKSGISGYMPQNGMEFETKEDAYSFYREYARSVGFGITIKASRRSKKSGKFIDIKIACSRFGSKRQSSTSISTRSCPKTDCKASMHIKKRPEGKWFIYSFVEEHNHEISPDDFYNAVRGRKNTNPNALCQKKGLQLVLDEKAVQLLLDYFMHMQAEAPGFYYVTDFDKEGCMRNVFWVDLKGRHDYVPFSDVVFFDTHYIRSEYNIPFVPVIGVNHHFQFILLGCAVIGEETQSTLVWLMRSWLRAVGGCSPKVVITDNDKSLTEATLEVFPDASHYFCPWHVFGGVIPNLSHKLSGVEVFLAKLKKCTYRSMTDEEFEKRWQKMVSKFDLGDDKWIQSLYEDRRKWMPTYMRDVFLGGFCTVERSQSVASFFDKYLQKETTVEEFIDQYKLFLHESCEEERKAEIEAQHAQPTLISHSPFEKQMSKLYTYTIYTKFQAEVSGIVACTVGKEGEDERTITFRVDDLEMKQSFTVSWNKGKSDVCCLCHLFEYSGFLCRHALSVLQLLGISTVPSKYILKRWTRKAKIRDTTCLASTNIIFRVQRLNDLCKLAIRLGEEGSLSGEAYQVASHALEEALERCAVMNNSMKCVLETNKTASQVLSNVGQKEDNSIMKALKTKKVPKKRKVQAEAESLSIRIQDSSQDVEQLNQRSLSLHDSFISPQDLQGMELGTRIPVINGYYGVQQGSQALGNLNSISSLQDYYSDQPLMQGVLGNMNAVSARVNHHTTQQNLQGLLQGQFSFRVSPLEGCFQLRDGLRNETSVSTMSKHLRD; encoded by the exons ATGGAGATTGATCTTAAATTGCCTTCGGGGAAGGACGGGAAGTTAAGCACAGGCGAGTTACATcatgataatgatgatgatgataataatgataatgaagGGAATGTGGCTGATAATGTTATTGTGGGAGGTGGAGATGGAGTTAATGTGAATGTGTTTGACGGTAATAAGAGTGGGATAAGTGGTTACATGCCTCAAAATGGTATGGAATTCGAGACGAAGGAGGACGCCTATTCTTTCTATAGGGAGTACGCACGGTCAGTTGGATTTGGCATCACGATAAAAGCCAGTCGAAGATCAAAGAAATCTGGCAAGTtcattgatataaaaattgcATGTTCTAGATTCGGGAGCAAGCGCCAGTCTAGCACGAGTATTAGTACAAGGTCGTGTCCCAAGACGGACTGCAAAGCAAGCATGCATATCAAGAAAAGGCCGGAGGGGAAGTGGTTTATATACAGTTTCGTGGAGGAGCATAATCATGAAATCAGTCCTGATGACTTCTATAATGCAGTAAGGGGAAGGAAGAATACAAATCCTAATGCTCTCTGCCAAAAGAAAGGCCTGCAGTTGGTGTTAGATGAGAAAGCTGTCCAGTTATTGCTTGATTATTTCATGCACATGCAAGCTGAGGCTCCAGGTTTCTACTATGTAACTGATTTTGACAAAGAAGGATGTATGAGAAATGTATTTTGGGTTGATCTCAAAGGTAGGCATGATTATGTACCTTTTAGTGATGTGGTCTTCTTTGATACTCATTACATAAGAAGCGAGTATAACATTCCTTTTGTACCTGTTATTGGGGTgaatcatcattttcaattcattttgCTTGGATGTGCCGTGATTGGGGAAGAAACGCAGTCTACTCTTGTTTGGTTGATGCGCTCTTGGCTTAGAGCAGTTGGTGGCTGTAGTCCCAAAGTGGTTATAACCGACAATGACAAGTCACTAACAGAAGCCACACTTGAAGTTTTTCCTGATGCTTCCCATTATTTTTGCCCTTGGCATGTGTTTGGGGGGGTTATTCCAAATTTAAGTCATAAATTGAGTGGAGTTGAAGTTTTTTTGgcaaaacttaaaaaatgcACTTACCGATCCATGACAgatgaagaatttgaaaagagGTGGCAGAAAATGGTCAGTAAATTTGATCTCGGAGATGATAAGTGGATTCAATCTTTGTATGAAGATCGTAGAAAATGGATGCCTACTTACATGAGGGATGTGTTCCTTGGTGGATTTTGTACAGTTGAGCGATCCCAAAGCGTGGCCTCTTTCTTTGACAAGTACTTGCAGAAGGAAACTACAGTTGAGGAGTTCATTGAtcaatataaactatttttgcaTGAAAGCTGTGAAGAAGAACGTAAAGCAGAGATTGAAGCTCAGCATGCTCAGCCGACATTGATTTCTCATTCACCTTTCGAGAAGCAAATGTCTAAGCTTTACACTTATACAATATATACCAAGTTTCAAGCTGAAGTTTCAGGAATAGTTGCTTGTACTGTTGGAAAGGAAGGTGAAGATGAGAGAACCATAACATTTAGGGTGGATGATCTTGAAATGAAGCAGAGCTTCACTGTATCATGGAATAAAGGAAAATCTGACGTATGTTGTTTATGCCATTTGTTTGAGTATAGCGGATTTCTGTGTAGACATGCTTTATCAGTTCTCCAACTATTAGGCATTTCCACTGTCCCatctaaatatattctcaAGCGATGGACACGAAAAGCAAAAATCAGAGATACAACTTGTCTAGcatcaacaaatataatctttAGGGTCCAGCGCCTCAATGATCTTTGTAAACTTGCTATTAGACTGGGTGAAGAAGGCTCTTTATCAGGGGAAGCTTACCAGGTTGCATCTCATGCTCTAGAAGAAGCTTTGGAGCGTTGTGCGGTCATGAACAATTCAATGAAGTGTGTCCTAGAGACTAACAAGACTGCTTCTCAAGTTCTTTCAAATGTTGGACAGAAAGAGGATAACAGCATCATGAAGGcattaaaaacaaagaaagttCCAAAGAAGCGAAAG GTGCAAGCTGAGGCTGAATCATTATCCATTAGAATTCAGGACAGCAGCCAGGATGTG GAGCAGTTGAACCAAAGATCACTCAGCCTTCATGACTCTTTCATTTCTCCACAGGACTTGCAAGGGATG gaattAGGCACCAGAATCCCTGTAATCAATGGCTATTATGGTGTACAGCAGGGCAGTCAAGCTCTG GGGAATTTGAATTCTATCTCTTCTCTGCAAGATTACTACAGTGATCAACCACTTATGCAGGGTGTTCTG ggtaatatgaatgcagttTCAGCACGTGTGAACCATCATACCACCCAACAGAATCTGCAGGGACTG TTGCAGGGTCAGTTTAGTTTCAGGGTATCGCCCTTGGAAGGCTGTTTTCAACTAAGGGATGGCTTGCGCAAT GAAACTTCAGTCAGTACGATGTCAAAACACTTACGTGATTAG
- the LOC105173605 gene encoding protein FAR1-RELATED SEQUENCE 2 isoform X4 — MEIDLKLPSGKDGKLSTGELHHDNDDDDNNDNEGNVADNVIVGGGDGVNVNVFDGNKSGISGYMPQNGMEFETKEDAYSFYREYARSVGFGITIKASRRSKKSGKFIDIKIACSRFGSKRQSSTSISTRSCPKTDCKASMHIKKRPEGKWFIYSFVEEHNHEISPDDFYNAVRGRKNTNPNALCQKKGLQLVLDEKAVQLLLDYFMHMQAEAPGFYYVTDFDKEGCMRNVFWVDLKGRHDYVPFSDVVFFDTHYIRSEYNIPFVPVIGVNHHFQFILLGCAVIGEETQSTLVWLMRSWLRAVGGCSPKVVITDNDKSLTEATLEVFPDASHYFCPWHVFGGVIPNLSHKLSGVEVFLAKLKKCTYRSMTDEEFEKRWQKMVSKFDLGDDKWIQSLYEDRRKWMPTYMRDVFLGGFCTVERSQSVASFFDKYLQKETTVEEFIDQYKLFLHESCEEERKAEIEAQHAQPTLISHSPFEKQMSKLYTYTIYTKFQAEVSGIVACTVGKEGEDERTITFRVDDLEMKQSFTVSWNKGKSDVCCLCHLFEYSGFLCRHALSVLQLLGISTVPSKYILKRWTRKAKIRDTTCLASTNIIFRVQRLNDLCKLAIRLGEEGSLSGEAYQVASHALEEALERCAVMNNSMKCVLETNKTASQVLSNVGQKEDNSIMKALKTKKVPKKRKVQAEAESLSIRIQDSSQDVEQLNQRSLSLHDSFISPQDLQGMGNLNSISSLQDYYSDQPLMQGVLGNMNAVSARVNHHTTQQNLQGLLQGQFSFRVSPLEGCFQLRDGLRNVETSVSTMSKHLRD, encoded by the exons ATGGAGATTGATCTTAAATTGCCTTCGGGGAAGGACGGGAAGTTAAGCACAGGCGAGTTACATcatgataatgatgatgatgataataatgataatgaagGGAATGTGGCTGATAATGTTATTGTGGGAGGTGGAGATGGAGTTAATGTGAATGTGTTTGACGGTAATAAGAGTGGGATAAGTGGTTACATGCCTCAAAATGGTATGGAATTCGAGACGAAGGAGGACGCCTATTCTTTCTATAGGGAGTACGCACGGTCAGTTGGATTTGGCATCACGATAAAAGCCAGTCGAAGATCAAAGAAATCTGGCAAGTtcattgatataaaaattgcATGTTCTAGATTCGGGAGCAAGCGCCAGTCTAGCACGAGTATTAGTACAAGGTCGTGTCCCAAGACGGACTGCAAAGCAAGCATGCATATCAAGAAAAGGCCGGAGGGGAAGTGGTTTATATACAGTTTCGTGGAGGAGCATAATCATGAAATCAGTCCTGATGACTTCTATAATGCAGTAAGGGGAAGGAAGAATACAAATCCTAATGCTCTCTGCCAAAAGAAAGGCCTGCAGTTGGTGTTAGATGAGAAAGCTGTCCAGTTATTGCTTGATTATTTCATGCACATGCAAGCTGAGGCTCCAGGTTTCTACTATGTAACTGATTTTGACAAAGAAGGATGTATGAGAAATGTATTTTGGGTTGATCTCAAAGGTAGGCATGATTATGTACCTTTTAGTGATGTGGTCTTCTTTGATACTCATTACATAAGAAGCGAGTATAACATTCCTTTTGTACCTGTTATTGGGGTgaatcatcattttcaattcattttgCTTGGATGTGCCGTGATTGGGGAAGAAACGCAGTCTACTCTTGTTTGGTTGATGCGCTCTTGGCTTAGAGCAGTTGGTGGCTGTAGTCCCAAAGTGGTTATAACCGACAATGACAAGTCACTAACAGAAGCCACACTTGAAGTTTTTCCTGATGCTTCCCATTATTTTTGCCCTTGGCATGTGTTTGGGGGGGTTATTCCAAATTTAAGTCATAAATTGAGTGGAGTTGAAGTTTTTTTGgcaaaacttaaaaaatgcACTTACCGATCCATGACAgatgaagaatttgaaaagagGTGGCAGAAAATGGTCAGTAAATTTGATCTCGGAGATGATAAGTGGATTCAATCTTTGTATGAAGATCGTAGAAAATGGATGCCTACTTACATGAGGGATGTGTTCCTTGGTGGATTTTGTACAGTTGAGCGATCCCAAAGCGTGGCCTCTTTCTTTGACAAGTACTTGCAGAAGGAAACTACAGTTGAGGAGTTCATTGAtcaatataaactatttttgcaTGAAAGCTGTGAAGAAGAACGTAAAGCAGAGATTGAAGCTCAGCATGCTCAGCCGACATTGATTTCTCATTCACCTTTCGAGAAGCAAATGTCTAAGCTTTACACTTATACAATATATACCAAGTTTCAAGCTGAAGTTTCAGGAATAGTTGCTTGTACTGTTGGAAAGGAAGGTGAAGATGAGAGAACCATAACATTTAGGGTGGATGATCTTGAAATGAAGCAGAGCTTCACTGTATCATGGAATAAAGGAAAATCTGACGTATGTTGTTTATGCCATTTGTTTGAGTATAGCGGATTTCTGTGTAGACATGCTTTATCAGTTCTCCAACTATTAGGCATTTCCACTGTCCCatctaaatatattctcaAGCGATGGACACGAAAAGCAAAAATCAGAGATACAACTTGTCTAGcatcaacaaatataatctttAGGGTCCAGCGCCTCAATGATCTTTGTAAACTTGCTATTAGACTGGGTGAAGAAGGCTCTTTATCAGGGGAAGCTTACCAGGTTGCATCTCATGCTCTAGAAGAAGCTTTGGAGCGTTGTGCGGTCATGAACAATTCAATGAAGTGTGTCCTAGAGACTAACAAGACTGCTTCTCAAGTTCTTTCAAATGTTGGACAGAAAGAGGATAACAGCATCATGAAGGcattaaaaacaaagaaagttCCAAAGAAGCGAAAG GTGCAAGCTGAGGCTGAATCATTATCCATTAGAATTCAGGACAGCAGCCAGGATGTG GAGCAGTTGAACCAAAGATCACTCAGCCTTCATGACTCTTTCATTTCTCCACAGGACTTGCAAGGGATG GGGAATTTGAATTCTATCTCTTCTCTGCAAGATTACTACAGTGATCAACCACTTATGCAGGGTGTTCTG ggtaatatgaatgcagttTCAGCACGTGTGAACCATCATACCACCCAACAGAATCTGCAGGGACTG TTGCAGGGTCAGTTTAGTTTCAGGGTATCGCCCTTGGAAGGCTGTTTTCAACTAAGGGATGGCTTGCGCAATGTA GAAACTTCAGTCAGTACGATGTCAAAACACTTACGTGATTAG
- the LOC105173605 gene encoding protein FAR1-RELATED SEQUENCE 2 isoform X1: MEIDLKLPSGKDGKLSTGELHHDNDDDDNNDNEGNVADNVIVGGGDGVNVNVFDGNKSGISGYMPQNGMEFETKEDAYSFYREYARSVGFGITIKASRRSKKSGKFIDIKIACSRFGSKRQSSTSISTRSCPKTDCKASMHIKKRPEGKWFIYSFVEEHNHEISPDDFYNAVRGRKNTNPNALCQKKGLQLVLDEKAVQLLLDYFMHMQAEAPGFYYVTDFDKEGCMRNVFWVDLKGRHDYVPFSDVVFFDTHYIRSEYNIPFVPVIGVNHHFQFILLGCAVIGEETQSTLVWLMRSWLRAVGGCSPKVVITDNDKSLTEATLEVFPDASHYFCPWHVFGGVIPNLSHKLSGVEVFLAKLKKCTYRSMTDEEFEKRWQKMVSKFDLGDDKWIQSLYEDRRKWMPTYMRDVFLGGFCTVERSQSVASFFDKYLQKETTVEEFIDQYKLFLHESCEEERKAEIEAQHAQPTLISHSPFEKQMSKLYTYTIYTKFQAEVSGIVACTVGKEGEDERTITFRVDDLEMKQSFTVSWNKGKSDVCCLCHLFEYSGFLCRHALSVLQLLGISTVPSKYILKRWTRKAKIRDTTCLASTNIIFRVQRLNDLCKLAIRLGEEGSLSGEAYQVASHALEEALERCAVMNNSMKCVLETNKTASQVLSNVGQKEDNSIMKALKTKKVPKKRKVQAEAESLSIRIQDSSQDVEQLNQRSLSLHDSFISPQDLQGMELGTRIPVINGYYGVQQGSQALGNLNSISSLQDYYSDQPLMQGVLGNMNAVSARVNHHTTQQNLQGLLQGQFSFRVSPLEGCFQLRDGLRNVETSVSTMSKHLRD; encoded by the exons ATGGAGATTGATCTTAAATTGCCTTCGGGGAAGGACGGGAAGTTAAGCACAGGCGAGTTACATcatgataatgatgatgatgataataatgataatgaagGGAATGTGGCTGATAATGTTATTGTGGGAGGTGGAGATGGAGTTAATGTGAATGTGTTTGACGGTAATAAGAGTGGGATAAGTGGTTACATGCCTCAAAATGGTATGGAATTCGAGACGAAGGAGGACGCCTATTCTTTCTATAGGGAGTACGCACGGTCAGTTGGATTTGGCATCACGATAAAAGCCAGTCGAAGATCAAAGAAATCTGGCAAGTtcattgatataaaaattgcATGTTCTAGATTCGGGAGCAAGCGCCAGTCTAGCACGAGTATTAGTACAAGGTCGTGTCCCAAGACGGACTGCAAAGCAAGCATGCATATCAAGAAAAGGCCGGAGGGGAAGTGGTTTATATACAGTTTCGTGGAGGAGCATAATCATGAAATCAGTCCTGATGACTTCTATAATGCAGTAAGGGGAAGGAAGAATACAAATCCTAATGCTCTCTGCCAAAAGAAAGGCCTGCAGTTGGTGTTAGATGAGAAAGCTGTCCAGTTATTGCTTGATTATTTCATGCACATGCAAGCTGAGGCTCCAGGTTTCTACTATGTAACTGATTTTGACAAAGAAGGATGTATGAGAAATGTATTTTGGGTTGATCTCAAAGGTAGGCATGATTATGTACCTTTTAGTGATGTGGTCTTCTTTGATACTCATTACATAAGAAGCGAGTATAACATTCCTTTTGTACCTGTTATTGGGGTgaatcatcattttcaattcattttgCTTGGATGTGCCGTGATTGGGGAAGAAACGCAGTCTACTCTTGTTTGGTTGATGCGCTCTTGGCTTAGAGCAGTTGGTGGCTGTAGTCCCAAAGTGGTTATAACCGACAATGACAAGTCACTAACAGAAGCCACACTTGAAGTTTTTCCTGATGCTTCCCATTATTTTTGCCCTTGGCATGTGTTTGGGGGGGTTATTCCAAATTTAAGTCATAAATTGAGTGGAGTTGAAGTTTTTTTGgcaaaacttaaaaaatgcACTTACCGATCCATGACAgatgaagaatttgaaaagagGTGGCAGAAAATGGTCAGTAAATTTGATCTCGGAGATGATAAGTGGATTCAATCTTTGTATGAAGATCGTAGAAAATGGATGCCTACTTACATGAGGGATGTGTTCCTTGGTGGATTTTGTACAGTTGAGCGATCCCAAAGCGTGGCCTCTTTCTTTGACAAGTACTTGCAGAAGGAAACTACAGTTGAGGAGTTCATTGAtcaatataaactatttttgcaTGAAAGCTGTGAAGAAGAACGTAAAGCAGAGATTGAAGCTCAGCATGCTCAGCCGACATTGATTTCTCATTCACCTTTCGAGAAGCAAATGTCTAAGCTTTACACTTATACAATATATACCAAGTTTCAAGCTGAAGTTTCAGGAATAGTTGCTTGTACTGTTGGAAAGGAAGGTGAAGATGAGAGAACCATAACATTTAGGGTGGATGATCTTGAAATGAAGCAGAGCTTCACTGTATCATGGAATAAAGGAAAATCTGACGTATGTTGTTTATGCCATTTGTTTGAGTATAGCGGATTTCTGTGTAGACATGCTTTATCAGTTCTCCAACTATTAGGCATTTCCACTGTCCCatctaaatatattctcaAGCGATGGACACGAAAAGCAAAAATCAGAGATACAACTTGTCTAGcatcaacaaatataatctttAGGGTCCAGCGCCTCAATGATCTTTGTAAACTTGCTATTAGACTGGGTGAAGAAGGCTCTTTATCAGGGGAAGCTTACCAGGTTGCATCTCATGCTCTAGAAGAAGCTTTGGAGCGTTGTGCGGTCATGAACAATTCAATGAAGTGTGTCCTAGAGACTAACAAGACTGCTTCTCAAGTTCTTTCAAATGTTGGACAGAAAGAGGATAACAGCATCATGAAGGcattaaaaacaaagaaagttCCAAAGAAGCGAAAG GTGCAAGCTGAGGCTGAATCATTATCCATTAGAATTCAGGACAGCAGCCAGGATGTG GAGCAGTTGAACCAAAGATCACTCAGCCTTCATGACTCTTTCATTTCTCCACAGGACTTGCAAGGGATG gaattAGGCACCAGAATCCCTGTAATCAATGGCTATTATGGTGTACAGCAGGGCAGTCAAGCTCTG GGGAATTTGAATTCTATCTCTTCTCTGCAAGATTACTACAGTGATCAACCACTTATGCAGGGTGTTCTG ggtaatatgaatgcagttTCAGCACGTGTGAACCATCATACCACCCAACAGAATCTGCAGGGACTG TTGCAGGGTCAGTTTAGTTTCAGGGTATCGCCCTTGGAAGGCTGTTTTCAACTAAGGGATGGCTTGCGCAATGTA GAAACTTCAGTCAGTACGATGTCAAAACACTTACGTGATTAG
- the LOC105173605 gene encoding protein FAR1-RELATED SEQUENCE 2 isoform X5, translating into MEIDLKLPSGKDGKLSTGELHHDNDDDDNNDNEGNVADNVIVGGGDGVNVNVFDGNKSGISGYMPQNGMEFETKEDAYSFYREYARSVGFGITIKASRRSKKSGKFIDIKIACSRFGSKRQSSTSISTRSCPKTDCKASMHIKKRPEGKWFIYSFVEEHNHEISPDDFYNAVRGRKNTNPNALCQKKGLQLVLDEKAVQLLLDYFMHMQAEAPGFYYVTDFDKEGCMRNVFWVDLKGRHDYVPFSDVVFFDTHYIRSEYNIPFVPVIGVNHHFQFILLGCAVIGEETQSTLVWLMRSWLRAVGGCSPKVVITDNDKSLTEATLEVFPDASHYFCPWHVFGGVIPNLSHKLSGVEVFLAKLKKCTYRSMTDEEFEKRWQKMVSKFDLGDDKWIQSLYEDRRKWMPTYMRDVFLGGFCTVERSQSVASFFDKYLQKETTVEEFIDQYKLFLHESCEEERKAEIEAQHAQPTLISHSPFEKQMSKLYTYTIYTKFQAEVSGIVACTVGKEGEDERTITFRVDDLEMKQSFTVSWNKGKSDVCCLCHLFEYSGFLCRHALSVLQLLGISTVPSKYILKRWTRKAKIRDTTCLASTNIIFRVQRLNDLCKLAIRLGEEGSLSGEAYQVASHALEEALERCAVMNNSMKCVLETNKTASQVLSNVGQKEDNSIMKALKTKKVPKKRKVQAEAESLSIRIQDSSQDVLNQRSLSLHDSFISPQDLQGMGNLNSISSLQDYYSDQPLMQGVLGNMNAVSARVNHHTTQQNLQGLLQGQFSFRVSPLEGCFQLRDGLRNVETSVSTMSKHLRD; encoded by the exons ATGGAGATTGATCTTAAATTGCCTTCGGGGAAGGACGGGAAGTTAAGCACAGGCGAGTTACATcatgataatgatgatgatgataataatgataatgaagGGAATGTGGCTGATAATGTTATTGTGGGAGGTGGAGATGGAGTTAATGTGAATGTGTTTGACGGTAATAAGAGTGGGATAAGTGGTTACATGCCTCAAAATGGTATGGAATTCGAGACGAAGGAGGACGCCTATTCTTTCTATAGGGAGTACGCACGGTCAGTTGGATTTGGCATCACGATAAAAGCCAGTCGAAGATCAAAGAAATCTGGCAAGTtcattgatataaaaattgcATGTTCTAGATTCGGGAGCAAGCGCCAGTCTAGCACGAGTATTAGTACAAGGTCGTGTCCCAAGACGGACTGCAAAGCAAGCATGCATATCAAGAAAAGGCCGGAGGGGAAGTGGTTTATATACAGTTTCGTGGAGGAGCATAATCATGAAATCAGTCCTGATGACTTCTATAATGCAGTAAGGGGAAGGAAGAATACAAATCCTAATGCTCTCTGCCAAAAGAAAGGCCTGCAGTTGGTGTTAGATGAGAAAGCTGTCCAGTTATTGCTTGATTATTTCATGCACATGCAAGCTGAGGCTCCAGGTTTCTACTATGTAACTGATTTTGACAAAGAAGGATGTATGAGAAATGTATTTTGGGTTGATCTCAAAGGTAGGCATGATTATGTACCTTTTAGTGATGTGGTCTTCTTTGATACTCATTACATAAGAAGCGAGTATAACATTCCTTTTGTACCTGTTATTGGGGTgaatcatcattttcaattcattttgCTTGGATGTGCCGTGATTGGGGAAGAAACGCAGTCTACTCTTGTTTGGTTGATGCGCTCTTGGCTTAGAGCAGTTGGTGGCTGTAGTCCCAAAGTGGTTATAACCGACAATGACAAGTCACTAACAGAAGCCACACTTGAAGTTTTTCCTGATGCTTCCCATTATTTTTGCCCTTGGCATGTGTTTGGGGGGGTTATTCCAAATTTAAGTCATAAATTGAGTGGAGTTGAAGTTTTTTTGgcaaaacttaaaaaatgcACTTACCGATCCATGACAgatgaagaatttgaaaagagGTGGCAGAAAATGGTCAGTAAATTTGATCTCGGAGATGATAAGTGGATTCAATCTTTGTATGAAGATCGTAGAAAATGGATGCCTACTTACATGAGGGATGTGTTCCTTGGTGGATTTTGTACAGTTGAGCGATCCCAAAGCGTGGCCTCTTTCTTTGACAAGTACTTGCAGAAGGAAACTACAGTTGAGGAGTTCATTGAtcaatataaactatttttgcaTGAAAGCTGTGAAGAAGAACGTAAAGCAGAGATTGAAGCTCAGCATGCTCAGCCGACATTGATTTCTCATTCACCTTTCGAGAAGCAAATGTCTAAGCTTTACACTTATACAATATATACCAAGTTTCAAGCTGAAGTTTCAGGAATAGTTGCTTGTACTGTTGGAAAGGAAGGTGAAGATGAGAGAACCATAACATTTAGGGTGGATGATCTTGAAATGAAGCAGAGCTTCACTGTATCATGGAATAAAGGAAAATCTGACGTATGTTGTTTATGCCATTTGTTTGAGTATAGCGGATTTCTGTGTAGACATGCTTTATCAGTTCTCCAACTATTAGGCATTTCCACTGTCCCatctaaatatattctcaAGCGATGGACACGAAAAGCAAAAATCAGAGATACAACTTGTCTAGcatcaacaaatataatctttAGGGTCCAGCGCCTCAATGATCTTTGTAAACTTGCTATTAGACTGGGTGAAGAAGGCTCTTTATCAGGGGAAGCTTACCAGGTTGCATCTCATGCTCTAGAAGAAGCTTTGGAGCGTTGTGCGGTCATGAACAATTCAATGAAGTGTGTCCTAGAGACTAACAAGACTGCTTCTCAAGTTCTTTCAAATGTTGGACAGAAAGAGGATAACAGCATCATGAAGGcattaaaaacaaagaaagttCCAAAGAAGCGAAAG GTGCAAGCTGAGGCTGAATCATTATCCATTAGAATTCAGGACAGCAGCCAGGATGTG TTGAACCAAAGATCACTCAGCCTTCATGACTCTTTCATTTCTCCACAGGACTTGCAAGGGATG GGGAATTTGAATTCTATCTCTTCTCTGCAAGATTACTACAGTGATCAACCACTTATGCAGGGTGTTCTG ggtaatatgaatgcagttTCAGCACGTGTGAACCATCATACCACCCAACAGAATCTGCAGGGACTG TTGCAGGGTCAGTTTAGTTTCAGGGTATCGCCCTTGGAAGGCTGTTTTCAACTAAGGGATGGCTTGCGCAATGTA GAAACTTCAGTCAGTACGATGTCAAAACACTTACGTGATTAG